One part of the Schistocerca piceifrons isolate TAMUIC-IGC-003096 chromosome 2, iqSchPice1.1, whole genome shotgun sequence genome encodes these proteins:
- the LOC124775931 gene encoding gustatory and pheromone receptor 32a-like: MARLVLLVTYGTCVTSDLNYLRGFTECLKFADERLAKCEMGNFKVLGTFIVSIYATLLVTIGAIQVQVLGRQLLLLCHLVHNSLVLMVTLQQVMLVLELSARFRSLNANLLDASVLPADARLRFLLGGTWPPNPHPVQRPSPPLAVSSLRQLQEVHVALMRAAELLQQHFGLSAAATIATSVCGATCSAYELLMALVEPRWIAQYSVFYSASASALWLALHLTKVVSLALSLAVAANNASTTGLILLRASALSTSYSPEHEAFLRLTLLGPPLRFTAAGFVTVDRRLLVSGIAVVITYVVILGQLTVAH, from the coding sequence ATGGCAAGATTGGTGCTGTTGGTGACGTACGGAACATGTGTTACGAGCGACCTGAATTATCTGAGGGGCTTTACCGAATGTCTGAAGTTCGCAGACGAACGCCTGGCGAAATGCGAGATGGGAAATTTCAAAGTGCTTGGCACTTTCATCGTGAGCATTTATGCCACACTGCTGGTTACCATAGGTGCCATCCAGGTCCAAGTGCTGGGCAGACAGCTGCTGCTGTTGTGCCATCTCGTCCACAACTCGCTGGTGCTGATGGTGACTCTGCAGCAGGTGATGCTGGTGCTCGAGTTGTCGGCGAGGTTCCGCAGCCTTAATGCCAACCTGCTGGATGCGTCGGTGCTGCCTGCTGATGCCCGGCTGCGCTTCCTGCTGGGAGGCACGTGGCCTCCAAACCCACACCCAGTTCAGCGCCCGTCTCCACCACTGGCCGTCAGCAGCCTACGCCAGCTGCAGGAGGTCCACGTGGCGCTGATGCGGGCTGCAGAGCTGCTGCAGCAGCACTTCGGGCTGTCCGCGGCCGCCACCATCGCGACTAGCGTGTGTGGCGCCACCTGCAGTGCTTACGAGTTGCTGATGGCGCTCGTGGAACCACGCTGGATCGCGCAGTACTCTGTGTTCTATTCGGCCAGCGCGTCTGCACTGTGGCTGGCCCTCCACCTTACCAAGGTTGTGTCCCTGGCACTGTCTTTGGCAGTTGCTGCGAACAACGCATCTACCACGGGATTGATCCTGCTAAGGGCATCAGCCTTATCCACAAGCTACAGTCCTGAGCACGAGGCCTTCCTGCGGCTCACTCTGTTGGGCCCACCGCTACGCTTCACTGCAGCGGGATTCGTCACCGTCGACCGTCGACTGTTGGTCTCGGGCATTGCCGTCGTTATCACATATGTTGTTATCCTAGGGCAGCTCACTGTCGCTCACTGA